From the Lysobacter sp. FW306-1B-D06B genome, one window contains:
- a CDS encoding protease modulator HflC, which yields MKFSLWIAAVVAALFALLGSVFVVGEGHSAIVLNLGRVVRTDIGPGLHFKWPLVETSRVFDRRLQVLDAEPERYLTADKQNVSVDFFALGRIHDLRAFYRATGGDETTAVERLAPIIRDSLRNEINSRTLQQVVSGDRTSVIGRQLDAINQGAQTLGVKIVDIRIKRIELPQDSNVVGSVYNQMRSQRLQVASQLRAEGVEQAQAIRAQADRDKQVIVAEAERDAQKLRGEGDAEATRLYAQAANKDPSFYAFQRSLEAYRKAFADGDGVVVLDRDDPFLQYLRSDR from the coding sequence ATGAAATTCTCCCTGTGGATCGCCGCCGTCGTCGCGGCCCTGTTCGCATTGCTCGGCTCGGTGTTCGTGGTCGGCGAAGGCCACAGCGCGATCGTGCTGAACCTCGGTCGCGTGGTGCGTACCGACATCGGCCCCGGCCTGCATTTCAAGTGGCCGCTGGTGGAAACCTCGCGCGTGTTCGATCGTCGACTGCAAGTGCTCGATGCCGAACCGGAGCGTTACCTCACCGCCGACAAGCAGAACGTCAGCGTCGACTTCTTCGCGTTGGGCCGCATCCATGACCTGCGCGCTTTCTACCGCGCCACCGGCGGCGATGAGACCACCGCAGTCGAGCGCCTGGCGCCGATCATCCGCGACTCGCTGCGCAACGAGATCAACTCGCGCACGCTGCAGCAGGTGGTGTCGGGCGACCGCACTTCGGTGATCGGTCGCCAGCTCGACGCCATCAACCAAGGCGCCCAGACGCTGGGCGTGAAGATCGTCGATATCCGCATCAAGCGCATCGAGCTGCCGCAGGACAGCAACGTGGTCGGCTCGGTTTACAACCAGATGCGCAGCCAGCGCCTGCAGGTGGCCAGCCAGCTGCGCGCCGAGGGTGTGGAGCAGGCACAGGCCATCCGTGCCCAGGCCGATCGCGACAAGCAGGTGATCGTGGCCGAGGCCGAGCGCGACGCGCAGAAGCTGCGCGGCGAGGGCGATGCCGAGGCGACCCGCCTGTATGCGCAGGCCGCGAACAAGGACCCGAGTTTCTACGCGTTCCAACGCAGCCTGGAGGCGTACCGCAAGGCGTTCGCGGATGGCGACGGCGTGGTCGTGCTCGACCGCGACGACCCGTTCCTGCAGTACCTGCGTTCGGACCGCTGA
- a CDS encoding inorganic phosphate transporter, producing MLTLVLVVVFAALAFEYINGFHDTANSIATVVATKVLSPMQAVALAAITNLLGALWGTAVAKTIASGLLDTGVVEVTSQLILCALLGAIVWNLITWWKGLPSSSSHALIGGLCGAAVAAASNNWHSVIWSHPADPWYKSAGVLWKVIVPMVSSPLLGFAAGFLVMGLLFAIISFMARSGGILARMARPRWVNAFFGKAQLASAAGMGFAHGMNDAQKTMGIIALALVGAQSAGTLDNLPSWLAFLHPSKNALEHNDIDLWIKLTCAIVMAAGTAAGGWRIIKTLGHKLVKLHPINGFAAETSAASVIMAASTLGIPVSTTHNISSAIMGVGTAKRFNAIKWTVVEKMIWAWILTIPAAGGIAYLCFEMFRMFGWA from the coding sequence ATGCTGACCCTGGTCCTGGTCGTGGTGTTCGCGGCGCTCGCGTTCGAGTACATCAACGGCTTCCACGACACCGCCAACTCCATCGCGACCGTCGTCGCGACCAAGGTGCTCTCGCCGATGCAGGCGGTGGCACTGGCGGCGATCACCAACCTGCTCGGTGCGCTGTGGGGCACGGCCGTCGCCAAGACGATCGCCTCCGGCCTGCTCGACACGGGCGTGGTCGAAGTCACTTCGCAGCTGATCCTGTGCGCGCTGCTGGGCGCGATCGTGTGGAACCTGATCACGTGGTGGAAGGGCCTGCCGTCCTCGTCCTCGCACGCGCTGATCGGCGGACTGTGCGGCGCGGCGGTGGCCGCGGCGAGCAACAACTGGCACTCGGTGATCTGGTCGCATCCAGCCGACCCCTGGTACAAGAGCGCCGGCGTGCTGTGGAAGGTCATCGTGCCGATGGTGTCCTCGCCGCTGCTGGGCTTCGCCGCCGGTTTCCTGGTGATGGGCCTGTTGTTTGCGATCATTTCCTTCATGGCGCGCAGCGGCGGCATCCTCGCGCGCATGGCGCGTCCGCGCTGGGTCAATGCGTTCTTCGGCAAGGCGCAGCTCGCATCCGCCGCCGGCATGGGCTTCGCGCACGGCATGAACGATGCGCAGAAGACCATGGGCATCATCGCGCTGGCGCTGGTGGGTGCGCAGTCGGCGGGCACGCTGGACAACCTGCCGTCGTGGCTGGCGTTCCTGCACCCCTCGAAGAACGCGCTGGAACACAACGACATCGACCTGTGGATCAAGCTGACGTGCGCCATCGTGATGGCCGCCGGCACCGCCGCGGGCGGCTGGCGCATCATCAAGACGCTCGGCCACAAGCTGGTGAAGCTGCATCCGATCAACGGCTTCGCCGCGGAAACCAGCGCGGCCTCGGTGATCATGGCCGCGTCCACGCTGGGTATTCCGGTCTCGACCACGCACAACATTTCGTCCGCCATCATGGGCGTGGGCACGGCCAAGCGCTTCAACGCCATCAAGTGGACCGTGGTGGAGAAGATGATCTGGGCGTGGATCCTGACGATTCCCGCCGCCGGCGGCATCGCGTATCTGTGCTTTGAGATGTTCCGGATGTTCGGCTGGGCGTGA
- a CDS encoding DUF2065 family protein → MLELVSALCLVAVLEGLFLFVAPRGWKRAAEQLHAMPDRHLRVVGAIVVGLGLLSLWWIRS, encoded by the coding sequence ATGCTCGAACTGGTCTCGGCCTTGTGCCTGGTGGCGGTGCTGGAAGGGCTGTTCCTGTTCGTCGCCCCCCGCGGCTGGAAACGGGCCGCCGAACAGCTCCACGCCATGCCGGACCGCCACCTGCGGGTGGTGGGCGCGATCGTGGTCGGGCTGGGCCTGCTGTCGCTGTGGTGGATCCGTTCCTGA
- a CDS encoding M13 family metallopeptidase: MNLRPLVCALAVCLIAIPHAEAQKKRAAKPKAPAAATACSDFYANANADWLRSNTTPPASGSVSALEQLAARARQQQLDLLDAASKSPQNNVQKLLGDFWASGLDEAAVERDGAQPIAPLLARIDAIKSAKDIPPAIAALHQVGIPVVFNFGADVDLDDLNRHIGYFAQGGLGLPDPAYYARNDADTQALMGRYRNYVEQILALTGTPQAQIKTDAQAVLDLETRIASASKSLVDLRDPRRNFAPVDTKSLAKQYKRLQLGDFLKVQGVTDDRVSMANPQLFSQLDNLVGSLKPAQWKAYLRWRVGDAMAPYLAKPFRDADFEFRGRVLRGLAAPPTRPQQVLDAITLAAGPMVGREYAARYYSPATDKRAEDIAAQIRNALGQALDRDTRFSAAAKAEAKAKLDKLKIEVGTPNRDLDYTVQPMGRGSFGSNMLIASTWRHREEMKRIGRGNADRRWDVLPQDPSLAYDITQNRLIVTAAMLQPPVFDTSKDAAWLYGSYGALVGHELSHGFDNRGRYVDAKQELRDWWTPTETSAWDALSKRVAAQYSGFDYPDLKGTRVNGTQTADENIADLIGVELASSAHRAAEPSAAKTAQQSFYKGWASLWPQRMTAEVAQQRAATSVHAPGQWRTNGPLRNEAPFGEAFACKAGTPMQLAADQQIRVFP; encoded by the coding sequence ATGAACCTTCGTCCGCTCGTCTGCGCTCTGGCCGTCTGCCTGATCGCCATCCCCCACGCCGAGGCCCAGAAGAAGCGCGCCGCCAAGCCCAAGGCGCCGGCCGCGGCGACCGCCTGCAGCGACTTCTACGCCAACGCCAATGCCGACTGGCTGCGCAGCAACACGACGCCGCCCGCGTCGGGCTCGGTGTCGGCGCTGGAGCAACTCGCCGCGCGAGCACGCCAGCAGCAGCTGGACCTGCTCGACGCCGCATCGAAATCGCCGCAGAACAACGTGCAGAAGCTGCTGGGCGATTTCTGGGCGAGCGGCCTGGACGAAGCAGCGGTGGAGCGCGATGGTGCACAGCCGATCGCGCCGCTGCTCGCGCGCATCGACGCGATCAAGAGCGCCAAGGACATTCCGCCCGCGATCGCCGCGCTGCACCAGGTGGGCATCCCGGTGGTGTTCAACTTCGGCGCCGATGTCGACCTGGACGATCTGAACCGCCACATCGGTTACTTCGCACAGGGCGGGCTCGGCCTTCCCGATCCGGCGTACTACGCGCGCAACGACGCCGACACGCAGGCGCTGATGGGGCGCTATCGCAATTACGTCGAACAGATCCTCGCACTCACCGGCACGCCGCAGGCGCAGATCAAGACCGATGCGCAGGCGGTGCTGGATCTGGAGACGCGCATCGCGAGCGCATCGAAGTCCTTGGTCGACCTGCGCGACCCGCGGCGGAACTTCGCGCCGGTCGACACCAAGTCGCTGGCAAAGCAATACAAGCGCCTGCAACTGGGCGATTTCCTCAAGGTCCAGGGCGTGACCGACGACCGCGTGTCGATGGCGAACCCGCAACTGTTCTCGCAACTGGACAACCTGGTCGGCAGTCTCAAGCCGGCGCAATGGAAGGCGTACCTGCGCTGGCGCGTCGGCGATGCGATGGCGCCGTACCTGGCCAAGCCGTTCCGCGATGCGGACTTCGAATTCCGCGGCCGTGTGCTGCGCGGACTCGCTGCCCCGCCGACACGACCGCAGCAGGTGCTCGACGCGATCACGCTCGCCGCCGGCCCGATGGTGGGCCGCGAGTACGCCGCGCGTTACTACTCTCCGGCCACCGACAAGCGCGCCGAAGACATCGCCGCGCAGATCCGTAACGCGCTCGGCCAGGCACTGGATCGCGACACGCGCTTCAGCGCCGCCGCGAAGGCCGAAGCCAAGGCGAAACTCGACAAGCTGAAGATCGAAGTCGGTACGCCCAATCGCGATCTGGACTACACCGTGCAGCCGATGGGTCGCGGCAGTTTCGGCAGCAACATGCTGATCGCCTCGACCTGGCGCCATCGCGAGGAAATGAAGCGCATCGGTCGCGGCAACGCCGACCGTCGCTGGGACGTGTTGCCGCAGGATCCTTCGCTGGCCTACGACATCACGCAGAACCGCTTGATCGTGACCGCCGCGATGCTGCAACCGCCGGTGTTCGACACCTCCAAGGACGCGGCGTGGCTGTATGGCTCCTACGGCGCGCTGGTCGGGCACGAGCTCAGCCACGGTTTCGACAACCGCGGACGTTACGTCGATGCGAAGCAGGAACTGCGCGACTGGTGGACGCCGACCGAAACCTCGGCGTGGGACGCGTTGAGCAAGCGCGTCGCCGCGCAGTACTCGGGCTTCGACTATCCGGACCTGAAGGGCACGCGCGTCAACGGCACGCAGACGGCGGACGAGAACATCGCCGATCTGATCGGCGTGGAACTCGCATCCTCGGCCCACCGCGCGGCCGAGCCTTCGGCAGCGAAGACCGCGCAACAGTCGTTCTACAAGGGCTGGGCCTCGTTGTGGCCGCAGCGGATGACGGCGGAGGTCGCGCAGCAGCGCGCCGCCACGAGCGTGCATGCCCCCGGGCAATGGCGCACGAATGGACCATTGCGCAACGAAGCGCCGTTCGGCGAGGCGTTCGCGTGCAAGGCCGGCACGCCGATGCAGCTGGCTGCGGACCAGCAGATAAGAGTGTTTCCGTAA
- a CDS encoding DUF47 family protein, with amino-acid sequence MFSLQTIFGQGNQFYTLLEEAAVAAHDSTKALHAMLKAADRQPALDAFKLARQRERDASDKISQELVNSFITPIEREDIEALASALYKIPKQVEKFADRYSLATRHLEHIDFAPRAAMLEQASAVVVQMVQQLRHLKLEPMKALNDQLRSLENEADRLMLELYRDIYSGRLDNLQMFLLKEFFEILEKAIDRCREAGVVAYEIVLKNS; translated from the coding sequence ATGTTCTCCCTGCAAACGATCTTCGGCCAAGGCAACCAGTTCTATACGCTGCTGGAGGAGGCCGCCGTCGCCGCCCACGACAGCACCAAGGCCCTCCACGCGATGCTCAAGGCCGCCGATCGCCAGCCCGCGCTGGACGCCTTCAAGCTGGCCCGCCAGCGCGAACGCGACGCCTCCGACAAGATCAGCCAGGAGCTGGTCAACAGCTTCATCACCCCGATCGAGCGCGAGGACATCGAAGCCCTGGCCTCGGCGCTGTACAAGATTCCCAAGCAGGTCGAGAAGTTCGCCGACCGCTATTCGCTCGCCACGCGCCACCTGGAGCACATCGACTTCGCGCCGCGCGCGGCGATGCTCGAGCAGGCCTCGGCCGTGGTCGTGCAGATGGTGCAGCAGCTGCGCCACCTCAAGCTGGAGCCGATGAAGGCGCTCAACGACCAGCTGCGCTCGCTGGAGAACGAAGCCGACCGCCTGATGCTCGAGCTGTACCGCGACATCTATTCCGGCCGCCTGGACAACCTGCAGATGTTCCTGCTCAAGGAGTTCTTCGAGATCCTGGAGAAGGCCATCGACCGCTGCCGCGAAGCCGGCGTGGTCGCCTACGAAATCGTGTTGAAGAACTCGTAA
- a CDS encoding adenylosuccinate synthase gives MGQSVVVLGAQWGDEGKGKIVDLLTQDIGAVVRFQGGHNAGHTLVIGGKKTVLHLIPSGILREGALCLIGNGVVLSPAALQKEIAELESNGVEVRSRLKISPATPLIMPYHIALDQAREKAAGGKAIGTTGRGIGPAYEDKVARRGIRVADLHYPQQLAEKLRATMDYHNFVLTKYLGVDAVDFQQTLDEALAFGEYVEPMKSDVAGILHDLRKQGKKVLFEGAQGSLLDIDHGTYPYVTSSNTTVGGAYAGTGVGADAVDYVLGIAKAYATRVGGGPFPTELDDEVGQGLRDRGAEYGATTGRPRRCGWMDIVALRRAVAVNGITGLCITKLDVLDGMEKLKICIAYEYRGKRTEYAPLDAAGWEECTPVYLEFPGWEENTHGVTEWDKLPPAARAYLRALEELAGCPIAIVSTGPDRDATMVLQDPFA, from the coding sequence ATGGGTCAGTCAGTCGTCGTTCTCGGTGCCCAGTGGGGCGATGAAGGCAAGGGCAAGATCGTCGATCTGCTCACGCAGGACATCGGGGCGGTGGTGCGTTTCCAGGGCGGCCACAACGCCGGCCACACCCTCGTCATCGGCGGCAAGAAGACCGTCCTTCACCTGATTCCCTCCGGCATCCTGCGCGAAGGCGCGCTGTGCCTGATCGGCAACGGTGTCGTGCTGTCGCCGGCGGCGCTGCAGAAGGAAATCGCCGAACTCGAATCCAACGGCGTGGAAGTGCGTTCGCGCCTGAAGATCAGCCCGGCCACGCCGCTGATCATGCCGTACCACATCGCGCTGGATCAGGCCCGCGAGAAGGCCGCCGGCGGCAAGGCCATCGGCACCACCGGTCGCGGCATCGGCCCGGCGTACGAAGACAAGGTCGCGCGTCGCGGCATCCGCGTGGCCGACCTGCATTACCCGCAGCAGCTCGCCGAGAAGCTGCGCGCAACGATGGACTATCACAACTTCGTCCTGACCAAGTACCTGGGCGTGGACGCGGTCGACTTCCAGCAGACGCTGGATGAAGCGCTGGCCTTCGGTGAATACGTCGAGCCGATGAAGTCCGACGTCGCCGGCATCCTTCATGACCTGCGCAAGCAGGGCAAGAAGGTGCTGTTCGAAGGCGCGCAGGGCTCGCTGCTCGACATCGACCACGGCACTTACCCGTACGTCACATCAAGCAACACCACCGTCGGCGGCGCGTACGCCGGCACCGGCGTGGGCGCGGACGCGGTCGATTACGTGCTGGGCATCGCCAAGGCCTACGCCACGCGCGTCGGCGGCGGTCCGTTCCCGACCGAACTGGACGACGAAGTCGGCCAGGGCCTGCGCGACCGCGGCGCCGAGTACGGCGCTACCACCGGCCGTCCGCGTCGCTGCGGCTGGATGGACATCGTCGCGCTGCGTCGTGCCGTGGCCGTCAACGGCATCACCGGCCTGTGCATCACCAAGCTCGACGTGCTCGACGGCATGGAGAAGCTGAAGATCTGCATCGCGTACGAATACCGCGGCAAGCGCACCGAATACGCGCCGCTCGACGCCGCCGGCTGGGAAGAGTGCACGCCGGTGTACCTGGAGTTCCCGGGCTGGGAAGAGAACACGCACGGCGTCACCGAGTGGGACAAGCTGCCGCCCGCCGCCCGCGCCTACCTGCGCGCGCTGGAGGAACTGGCCGGCTGCCCGATCGCCATCGTCAGCACCGGCCCCGACCGCGACGCGACCATGGTGCTGCAGGATCCGTTCGCGTAA
- a CDS encoding exopolysaccharide biosynthesis protein encodes MTPPADRDRHEYREAGTRALLDVFAAGDPNEQLRMGDVLHGLGDRSFGMLLFVSTIPAFIPIPGVGGAVSGPLVILIGLQLLIGLRQPWLPKFLARRGPHRHAMARFRDLLAPWLTRLEKVVKPRLPVLLDHRLADFFTGLLLLLLGLLLSLPIPFTNYLFGALLLLFALALLERDGWLLCAAWGAGVVAITVFGVLSGSLAAVAARWIDMLF; translated from the coding sequence ATGACACCTCCGGCTGACCGCGATCGCCACGAATACCGCGAGGCGGGTACGCGGGCGTTGCTGGACGTGTTCGCCGCGGGTGATCCCAACGAGCAGCTGCGCATGGGCGACGTGCTGCACGGCCTGGGCGACCGTTCGTTCGGCATGCTGCTGTTCGTCTCGACGATCCCGGCGTTCATTCCGATTCCCGGCGTCGGCGGCGCGGTCAGCGGGCCGCTGGTGATCCTGATCGGACTGCAGTTGCTGATCGGCCTGCGCCAGCCGTGGTTGCCGAAGTTCCTCGCGCGACGCGGCCCGCACCGTCATGCGATGGCGCGCTTCCGCGATCTGCTGGCGCCGTGGCTGACGCGGCTGGAGAAGGTCGTGAAGCCGCGCCTGCCGGTGCTGCTCGACCACCGCCTCGCCGATTTCTTCACCGGCCTGCTGCTGTTGCTGCTGGGCCTGCTGCTCTCGCTGCCGATTCCCTTCACGAACTATCTGTTCGGTGCATTGCTGCTGCTGTTCGCACTCGCATTGCTGGAGCGCGACGGCTGGCTGCTGTGCGCGGCGTGGGGTGCGGGCGTCGTGGCGATCACGGTGTTCGGCGTGCTGTCAGGAAGCCTGGCCGCGGTCGCCGCGCGTTGGATCGACATGCTGTTCTGA
- a CDS encoding rhomboid family intramembrane serine protease, translating into MFSNLPPVTKALLIANGLVFVLQLAIGDVALAQFMLWPPHNDAELYGVEFMPWQLITYGFMHGGFAHLLFNMLALAMFGAPLEHVWGDRRYLTYYLVCIVGAALCQLGVGVWMVSQGGAAYPTVGASGGIFGLLLAYGMLFPNQRVMLLIPPIPMKARTLVIVYGAIELLLGITNAMPGVAHFAHLGGMLFGWLLIRYWRGQPPFRRKGGPPRMRVVR; encoded by the coding sequence ATGTTTTCCAACCTTCCCCCCGTCACCAAGGCCCTGCTGATCGCCAACGGACTGGTGTTCGTGCTGCAGCTCGCCATCGGCGACGTCGCGCTCGCGCAGTTCATGCTGTGGCCGCCGCACAACGATGCCGAGCTGTACGGCGTCGAGTTCATGCCGTGGCAGCTGATCACCTACGGCTTCATGCACGGCGGTTTCGCCCACCTGCTGTTCAACATGCTGGCGCTGGCGATGTTCGGCGCGCCGCTGGAGCACGTGTGGGGCGATCGCCGCTACCTGACGTATTACCTGGTCTGCATCGTCGGCGCGGCGCTGTGCCAGCTTGGAGTCGGTGTCTGGATGGTGTCGCAGGGCGGCGCCGCGTATCCGACCGTCGGCGCCTCCGGCGGCATCTTTGGACTGCTGCTGGCGTACGGCATGCTCTTCCCGAACCAGCGCGTGATGCTGCTGATTCCGCCGATCCCGATGAAGGCGCGCACGCTGGTCATCGTCTACGGCGCGATCGAGCTGCTGCTGGGCATCACCAACGCGATGCCGGGCGTGGCGCATTTCGCCCACCTGGGCGGCATGCTGTTCGGCTGGCTGCTGATCCGCTACTGGCGCGGGCAGCCGCCGTTCCGGCGCAAGGGTGGACCGCCGCGCATGCGCGTGGTGCGCTGA
- a CDS encoding hemolysin family protein: MLELLIVIALIVLNAFFAMSEMALMTSRKIKLKQMSETSRGAQVALELAEHPDNLLSTVQVGITSIGILTGTFGGESIGLAIAGWVQGAWPNAAQYARPIGLGTAVTLITAASVIFGELIPKRLALTASERIACAVAIPLYWLSRIARPAVAGLGAINRFFLRMFGVKDDARSEISEEEIRLLVSESHEQGVIDNDERKMMNRVLGLGDRTAESLMTPRTRIAWLDASVDFAQNLESMRQTPFSRYPVYRHNDSEVLGILEVKSLLDRLDEKAPDLFKELREPLFVSESTHAMKLLEIFREEQQSLALVVDEYGDISGVVTIADLMDAVVGRVHSVGVPGGEAEDDNNAPVVERPDGSFLLDGSLPVEDLRELIGGGRLPDEDEHDFHTAAGMVIAHFGRIPYVGEHFDWAQWRIEVVDLDGPRIDKLLLSRRPEPEPVTDDTSG; this comes from the coding sequence ATGCTGGAACTCCTGATCGTCATTGCCCTGATCGTCCTCAACGCCTTCTTCGCGATGTCGGAGATGGCGCTGATGACCTCGCGCAAGATCAAGCTCAAGCAGATGTCCGAGACGAGCCGCGGCGCCCAGGTGGCGCTGGAGCTGGCTGAGCACCCCGACAATCTGCTGTCCACCGTGCAGGTGGGCATCACCTCCATCGGCATCCTCACCGGCACCTTCGGCGGCGAGTCCATCGGCCTGGCCATCGCCGGCTGGGTGCAGGGCGCGTGGCCCAATGCCGCCCAGTACGCCCGCCCGATCGGCCTGGGCACGGCGGTCACGCTGATCACGGCCGCCTCGGTGATCTTCGGCGAGCTGATCCCCAAGCGCCTGGCCCTCACCGCGTCCGAGCGCATCGCCTGCGCGGTCGCGATCCCGTTGTACTGGCTGTCGCGCATCGCGCGCCCCGCCGTCGCGGGCCTGGGCGCGATCAACCGTTTTTTCCTGCGCATGTTCGGCGTGAAGGACGACGCGCGCAGCGAGATCAGCGAAGAGGAAATCCGCCTGCTGGTGAGCGAAAGCCACGAGCAGGGCGTGATCGACAACGACGAGCGCAAGATGATGAACCGCGTGCTCGGCCTGGGCGACCGCACCGCCGAAAGCCTGATGACGCCGCGCACGCGCATCGCCTGGCTGGACGCGTCCGTCGACTTCGCGCAGAACCTGGAGTCGATGCGGCAGACGCCGTTCTCGCGCTATCCGGTGTACCGCCACAACGACAGCGAAGTGCTGGGCATCCTGGAAGTGAAGTCGCTGCTGGACCGCCTCGACGAGAAGGCACCGGACCTGTTCAAGGAGCTGCGCGAGCCGTTGTTCGTCTCCGAGTCCACGCACGCGATGAAGCTGCTGGAGATCTTCCGCGAGGAACAGCAATCGCTCGCGCTCGTGGTGGACGAATACGGCGACATCAGCGGCGTGGTCACCATCGCCGACCTGATGGACGCCGTGGTCGGCCGCGTGCATTCCGTCGGCGTGCCCGGCGGCGAGGCCGAGGACGATAACAACGCGCCGGTGGTGGAACGTCCGGATGGCTCGTTCCTGCTCGACGGCTCGCTGCCGGTGGAAGACCTGCGCGAGCTGATCGGCGGCGGTCGCCTGCCCGACGAGGATGAGCACGACTTCCACACCGCGGCGGGCATGGTGATCGCGCATTTCGGCCGAATTCCCTATGTCGGCGAGCATTTCGACTGGGCGCAGTGGCGTATCGAAGTCGTGGACCTGGACGGCCCGCGCATCGACAAGCTGCTGCTTTCCCGACGCCCCGAACCGGAGCCGGTGACGGATGACACCTCCGGCTGA
- the hflK gene encoding FtsH protease activity modulator HflK, with protein sequence MAWNTPGSDNSGGSNGRTPRRRPGGRGLDALLDPLRGLFGGGGGGGGGGSILRWVGIVFGLWLVFNCFVLVTEQERGVVLRFGQFSRVLQPGPHFKAPWPIERVTKVNATQSNAYSDTVPVFTRDANMVNVEINVQYRIGDPQMYLFGSRDADRVLKEAAQSAVREQVGRSDLDTVLNARSELTTTVRQRLQASLQDYRTGLVVTELNLPNARPPDEVKDAFDEVQRAASEKTTAINQAQAYAKQIVPEARGEASRVRAAAEGYKAASVARAEGDATRFSLLVDQYKNAPEVTRKRLWLDTVQDVLAGSRTIIGGDSRQLIYVPMGDKRAAPATPSSPLLTPDLLTPTITPEPADTGRPARSPRPTGREEVTR encoded by the coding sequence ATGGCCTGGAACACCCCTGGCAGTGACAATTCCGGCGGTTCGAACGGACGAACCCCGCGCCGCAGGCCCGGTGGGCGCGGCCTCGACGCCTTGCTCGATCCGCTGCGCGGCCTCTTCGGAGGCGGCGGTGGTGGCGGTGGCGGCGGCAGCATCCTGCGCTGGGTCGGCATCGTCTTCGGCCTCTGGCTGGTGTTCAACTGCTTCGTCCTGGTGACCGAGCAGGAGCGCGGCGTGGTCCTGCGCTTCGGCCAGTTCTCGCGCGTGCTGCAGCCCGGACCGCACTTCAAGGCGCCGTGGCCGATCGAGCGCGTGACCAAGGTCAACGCCACGCAGAGCAACGCCTACAGCGACACCGTCCCGGTGTTCACCCGCGATGCGAACATGGTGAACGTCGAGATCAACGTTCAGTACCGCATCGGCGATCCGCAGATGTACCTGTTCGGTTCGCGCGACGCCGACCGTGTCCTGAAGGAAGCCGCGCAGAGCGCCGTGCGCGAACAGGTCGGCCGCTCCGACCTGGACACCGTGCTCAATGCGCGCTCCGAGCTCACCACCACGGTGCGCCAGCGCCTGCAGGCTTCGTTGCAGGATTACCGCACCGGCTTGGTCGTGACCGAACTCAACCTGCCCAACGCCCGTCCGCCGGACGAGGTGAAGGACGCGTTCGACGAAGTGCAGCGCGCCGCCTCCGAGAAGACCACGGCGATCAACCAGGCCCAGGCGTACGCCAAGCAGATCGTGCCGGAAGCGCGCGGTGAGGCCTCGCGCGTACGCGCCGCCGCCGAGGGCTACAAGGCGGCTTCGGTGGCCCGCGCCGAGGGCGACGCGACGCGCTTCTCGTTGCTGGTGGACCAGTACAAGAACGCCCCCGAGGTCACGCGCAAGCGCCTGTGGCTGGACACCGTGCAGGACGTGCTCGCCGGCAGCCGCACGATCATCGGCGGCGATTCGCGCCAGCTGATCTACGTGCCGATGGGCGACAAGCGTGCCGCGCCCGCGACACCGAGCTCGCCGCTGCTCACGCCGGACCTGCTGACGCCGACCATCACCCCCGAGCCCGCTGACACGGGACGCCCCGCACGCTCGCCCCGGCCGACCGGACGCGAGGAGGTGACGCGATGA